ACACCATGATTCCGGTTCCATCAATGATGGGGCAGTCAGCAGAAAGCTTGGTATCGCCGGCATCCCTGCCGAGACTGAGCTGGCGATAGTCAACCGTGACATCGAAGCCGTAAGACGTACAGGTGCCCATGTCCATTTCCAGCACGTTTCGACATCCGGCGCATTCGATGCGGTTCGTAAGGCCAAAGCCGAAGGAATGCCCATCACTTGTGAGACGGCACCGCACTATCTTGCGCTGTGTGATGAGGACATTTTGAAGTATGGGGCGATGGCCAAGATGAACCCGCCGCTGAGAAGTGAAGCGGACAGGCGCGCGACGGTCGCAGCGATTGCGGATGGAACTGTAGATATGATCGCCACCGACCACGCTCCGCACACAGCCGCGGAGAAAGCGGCCGGTCTGGCCGATGCTCCCAATGGCATTATCGGATTGGAATGTGCATACGGCGTTTGCCGCAAGGTGTTGGTCGAAGGTGGGGCCATCAGCGATGAACGATTGATTGAGCTCATGGCCTTGGCTCCCGAACGCTTGATGGGACACACGCCGACTGATGTGGCAATGCTGCTCAACACTTCGTCGAAATGCGCAACGAAACGAATACTGGATCTAAGCAACGTCGAACATCCCGAAAACGTCGATCTGACTTTGATCGATACTTATAACGAATGGACTGTGGACTCGTCTAAATTCCATTCTAAGGGACGCAACACTCCGTTCGACGGCTGGAAGCTGACCGGCAGGTCGATGGCGACAATCATCGGTTCGAAGCTGGTATTTAGCCGGCTGCCACAAAGATCCGAAAGTCAATAACATGACAAAGCGGCCATTTACCAACGAAAATACAACTGATATATAGACGTACATTACAGTTAAGCTAACTGTAATGATTATGAATATAACACTGAAGAAAACGAGGGAAAATAATGGATCGACTGATTGAGGCCATCGAAGCCAAAGACAACCCCAGCATCGTTGGACTGGATCCGACTCAGGCGCTGGTTCCATCGCAGGTCTTCACTTCAGAAAATGAATTCGATGAAAAGGGTCTCAACGAACTCATCGATTCCTTGAAAGGCGTAGATGATCCCGATGCTCAACGACTTCTGGCTTCACTGAACAATGCAGATGGTGCTGAAGCCAAGCAAAAGGTTGCCGACGACGCTTTGGAAAAAGCTGAGCCCGGTGCCCAAATCGTTGAAGGTTTTTACGAATTCAATCGTGCGATCATCGATTCCGTGAAAGACATCGTGCCAGCCGTCAAGCCGCAAATTGCCATGTATGAGGCCTATGGTTCCATCGGTTTTGATATCTACCGTTTCACCTGCGAGTATGCGCAGCAGCAAGGGCTGTATGTGCTCGGTGACATCAAGCGCGGCGATATCGGTTCGACTGCAGCCGCCTACGCAAAGCATCTGACCGGTATCAACTCGCGAGAACACGATTACAACGGCCAGCCTTGGCGGGAGGACGGTATCACAGTCAATCCTTACTTCGGCACTGATGGCATCACCCCGTTCACTGATGCCGCTAAGGTCTCTGACAAAGACGTGTTCGCTCTGGTGCGTACTTCGAACCCTTCCAGCAAGGAAATTCAGGAACTCGAGCTTGCGGATGGTGACAAGTTGTACAAGCATGTGGCCGACCTCGTGGAAGGCTGGGGTGCCGATTTGATCGGCAAGTATGGCTATTCACGGCTTGGTGCCGTAGTCGGTGCGACCCATCCCGAGCAAGGCAGGGAACTGCGCGAACGCATGCCCCATACGTTCTTCCTGGTTCCTGGCTACGGTGCACAAGGCGGTACTGCAGCCGACGCCGCACAGATGTTCGATAAGAACGGACGTGGTGCCATTGTCAACTCGTCGCGCGGCATCATCGGTTCGTGGAAGAAGTCGGGGGAGTATCGCGAGGATATGAGCAAAGAGGAAGCTCTCGCCCTTGTCGGTCGCAGCGCGCGGGCCGCAGCCATCGCCATGCGTGACGATTTGAGAAAAGCACTGCAGCGGTAATCGTAACTTTGAAACTTATCAATCAACAGAATTTCAGAAGGAGAGACATGAGCGCAACCGCTTTTATGCCTACTGTCACCACAGGAACCGTCGAACGGCAGGCAAACCAGGCCGGACGAAAGCCCGGAAGGCGAACCGACGAGGTGATAAGGGCCTCAATACTGTCCGAAGGAATCTACGAGTTGGTCATCCGTGATCCGTATGTGGCTTGTACCGTGCAGCCGGCACAGTTCGTCAACCTTTATCCTGCAGATGCCAGAATGGCGTTGCCTCGCCCGTTCGGTGTGGCCAAAGTTGACGACGATGACGTGACGCTGATTTACCAGATTGTGGGAGCTGGAACGGCAGAGTTTTCGTTACTTCAAGCCGGCGATGTCATCGACGTTCTTGGGCCGTTGGGCAAGCCGTTCGATACCTCGAAACCTGCGAATTATGTACTGGTCGGCGGAGGCCTTGGCGTTCCGCCGTTGCTGTATGCCGCACAGAAACTCAGTGAACGCAACGATGGAACTCAGGTCACTTCCGTTTTCGGATATCGTGACGCACGTTTCGCCGACGATTTGGTGGCGCCGTTTGCAGACAAGACCCACAGCATCGTCAATGCCGAAGGTAACGTCGTCGACTTGCTCAACGACATCGAAGATGAACTGAGCAGTGCCGACCATCCGCCGGTGATTCTCTCCTGCGGTCCGACGCCGATGATGAAGGCTGTTGCAGCCTGGGCGAGCAAACGTGACATTCCGGCACAGTTGAGCCTTGAAGCCCGTATGGGTTGCGGCTACGGAGCATGTGTGGCCTGCGTGGTCGATACGCCGAGTGGAAGGCTCAAAGTCTGCAAAGACGGCCCCGTTTTCACCATCGAAGAACTTGGCTGGGAGGCGTGAACACGATGACGAATACAAGCAATGAAAGAGCTGCTTCGATGAATGAACAGATCAAACAGACTGAACCGGCCGAACAGGGCAAACAGATGAACGTCCTGGAACCCCACGAGTGGCGGCACAAGACCATTGTTGCCGGAACCGAATGGAAGAATCCGGTCGGCACAGCCTCGGGTACCTTCCAGCTTGACGCCTGCGGCGACTATTACGACGTCAGCCAGATGGGCGCCATCTGCACCAAGGGCGTTTCACCAGTACCGTGGGAGGGAAATCCTTCGCCGCGTACCGCTGAAGGCCCGTCCAGTATGGTCAACGCCGTCGGTCTGCAGAATCCTGGAGTCGACCACTATCTGGTCGATGAACTGCCGCGGCTCAAGAAGCTTGGTGCCATGGTCATCACCAACGTTGCCGGCCATAGCGACGAGGATTACGCGCAGGTCGTCGAAAAACTCGCCGATTCCGAAGCCGATATGCTCGAAATCAACGTCAGCTGCCCCAACGTGAGCCACGGCGGCATGAGCGTTGGTACCGATCCTGTGGTGCTGAGCCGTCTTATCAAGCACTTACGTACGTTGACCGACAAGCCGATGATCGTCAAGCTCTCCCCGAATGTCACCGACATCGTCCAGATTGCCCATGCGGCCGTCGACGCTGGTGCGGACGCGCTCAGCCTTATCAACACGCTCGTCGGTATGCGCATCGACATCAATACCGGCAAGCCGATTATCGCCAACCGTACCGGCGGTGTTTCCGGCCCGGCCATCTTCCCGATTGCCCTAAGCTTTGTCTGGCGTGTGCGTCAGGCCATTCCGGATATCCCGATTATCGGCATCGGCGGCATCGATTCGGGGGAGAAGGCGTTGGAATACCTGTACGCTGGCGCCAACGCCGTTGAAGTCGGCGCCGCCGCGCTCGTCGACCCAACCGCTCCCATGCGCGTCGCGCGAGAATTGGATGACCTGCTCGATTCCCGTCCTGAACTTGCAGCGAAACTGGCCAAGGGCCAGACGTGGTGATTCTGTAGTATGTTAAAGTCCAAAAATAATAAGAAGCAATACTAAGGAAAGATTGATTATGGACAACAGGAATAATGAAAATAGTTCAAAGCAGACGGGTAATTCATCCATGACCCCGATTGACGAGCGTTTCACGGAATTCCTTCTTGAGTCCGGTGCACTGAAATTCGGGGATTTCACGCTGAAGTCCGGTCGTCAGTCGCCTTACTTTATTAACGCGGGTGTATTTAATGACGGACGCAAGATTGCCATGTTCGGTGCGTTCTATGCCGAGAAGATCACGTCTGCCATTGCCGGTGGCACCTTGCCAAGTGATATCGCCACGATTTTCGGCCCGGCCTATAAGGGCATCCCACTCGCGGTCTCGACATCCATCGCGCTCACCAGTATGCATGGCATGGAAGTCGGCTACACCTTCGACCGCAAGGAGAAGAAGGACCACGGCGACGGCGGCATCCTCGTTGGCATGCCACTTAAGGACGGCATGAAAGTGCTGTTGGTCGATGACGTGATGTCCGCCGGCACCGCCGTTCGTGAGGCAGTTCCGAAACTCAAGTCCGTTGCAAACGTCGATATCGTAGGCTGCGTGATCTCCGTTGACCGCATGGAGAAAGCGAACGGCTCCGAAATATCTGCCGTCAAGGCCATCGAGGAGGAGTTCGGCTTCCCGGTCGTGTCCATCGTCAAAGTCAGCGAAATCTTTGACGCCGCCTCCCGGATGGTCACGGTCGATGGCAAGCCCCTGCTGGACGACGACATCAAGACCCGTGCTAATGAGTACCTAGCTAAGTATGGCGCGTGATTGGAACCGACGATTTAGGCGTTGATTCAACAAAGACATAATTGTCGGCTTCTCTTGGAGCGATGGCTGAAATGGACGAGCAGACATATTCTTTTGAAGAGGCTATACAAGGCGCAGGTTCATTGTTTAGGATCTTGTGGCGTGTTCGTAGATGTCAGCTTGTCTATGATTTGTTGGTTATCCCGGGTCAGTGAGGTCTTTTAAGCTTCACTGGCGGCCTTCAGATCAGATCCAGCTTAAGACGTTGACTGCGGACCATGCGCTTGAGTCCCTCCGGGTCGCGTCAGGAAAAAATCTCTGTCGTCGTGTAACATCACGGGCGTCTTCCTGGTCCTGTATTTGACGGCCCGGCAGGTCACCGTGTCTGGTTCACGGTAAATTACAGCCCGCCCCTTGTGGCCGGGTCCTCTTCACCACAAGACGCCACAGGAAGCGTCGCCGCTGTGCCGGCCACGTCTCCAAAGGCATCGGCGATCTGCTGAGACATAACAAATCGTTCATGAAGCCGGTTTCTCCGATTCGGTCTCCAATTTTCTGTCCGCACAACCAAGTCATTGATTGAGCATTTTGATAATGACAGCAACATACAGGCAAAACTTATCATCGGTTTTGCGATAATCCAGTCCTGTTTTAAGCATGATTTCGTTTAATCGATAACGAATGGTGTTGGGATGCGTGCATAGGATACGGCTGGTATTTTTAATAGATTCGTTGTTTTGAAAAAAGACTTTCAATGTTGTGAAAAGTTCCGAATTTTGAAGGGTTTCTTTTAATCTCATCGGAATTAATTGAGCCGAGGTTGATTGTTGGGCATTATTGATCAATGACCACAAGGCCACATCGTGAAACAATACAAGCTTTTTTTGCGGCTTGAACAATTTTGCCATTTTTATGCTGAAGCTGGCCTCTTGATTGGCAGTTTGTATTTGACAAGCAGGTTGAATGTCTGAGACTCCAAAGTATAAGTCTGTGTTGGTAGCTTGAATTTGCGCTAATAAGTGGTAATAAGGTTGAATAATATTCAGTTCGTTTTTTCTTTGTTGCGGAGCTGTAAAAAGGATTGCCATAGCACCCGTTGCCGTTTCGATGACGAAATAAGCTGATAAAGTTGTCTGCCGAACAGCAGTAATAAATATTGTATTTAATTGACCAGTTAACGAATAAAGATCTTGGACACGTTGACGAGGTGTGAGTGGTGCATCTTGAAAAATTATTTGAATTACTTGAACATCGTGTTTGTACAGGTCAATATTTTTGAGGCTGGAAAGATAGTCGAAGTCTTGTTCGTGCGGGTTGTCGGTCTTTAATAGATGCGTTAGATCAAGCATCTCTAAATGCTTGTCTTGTCGTTCTCTAAATAATAAAGCGTTCACATCGTTTGTTATCTCGAGATACATTGTTTGTTTAGGTAAACGAAAAATTGGCAGTCCAATTTCTTCGGAAAACTTGATCAGATTAGGAGATAGTTCAAATGAGTCGTTGATATATTTGACGATAAGGCAGCAGGCGTGATTTTGTTCAAGTTCTGTCAATAATTTGCGTAATTGGTCATTTTGCGTTGGCAAAGTCTGTGAACCAACCAGAACCATCTCGCCGCCGCAGAGCCACTGATGAACACTGAGATTGTCCATAATGGTAATTGAACTTACAGGCCTTCCTTCTAATGCAACAGCATTCATTGCTATTAATCGATGATGCAGGTGCTCAACTACAAATTTCAAGTCAATCATAAAGATCACCATCTTAGTGAAATAAACAAAAAATCAAGCTTATTTATGTAGTTTAACACACAATAAATCGTTTTTGCCTATGTTATGCTTGTTTTATGTTGAATGCTACTAGTCAAAACAAGTCGATTTGAGCATTCAACAAGCATATGCTGTCGAATAGAGAATCATTACAGAATCCTTAGGAGGTTTCTGATGGAGAAGCAAGCTGTTAAAAGCAGTAAGGAACAGCGTCGTGCGTTGTGGGTAAGTAGTGGGGGACTATTTTCTCAATCCGCAAGCACCATGGTATTGTCGTTTGTGCTTGCGAGCATGATAACCAGTTTTCACATCAGTGGCACGGCTGGTGGGTTTATTTCAACCATCACCAATATCGGCATGCTCGTTGGTGGGTTGTTCTTCGGACCTTTGGCGGACCGAAACGGCAGGGTGAAGATATATGCGATCACTACATTCATCTATGCCGGAGCTACTGGTCTTATGGCCTTTGCTCCCAATATCGCCATCGTTTATCTGTTGAGATTCCTGGTCGGCGTTGGCGGTGGCGGCGTTTACGGCGTCATCATGTCAATGGTTTCGGATGTCTTCAACAATGAACAACGTGGACGAGTTACCTCTTACGTCACGATTGCGGGTCAGATAGGCAGCATCGTTGCCGCAGTAGCGGCGGCAATCATCGTCCCTCTGGCCGGATGGCGCGGTGTATTCATCTTCGGCGCGCTTCCGATTTTCCTGGGTATTTATGTCTATTTCAGGGTTCCGGAATCACAGGAATGGCTGAAGGCAAAAGAAACGTCGACCAAAGAAGCTACCGATAAGATCACATTGGTCGATTTGTTCCGTGATGGGAATGCATCCAATACCGTCAAGCTGGCAATCATGGCAACTGTCCAGGTTGCTGGATATTTCGGATTGATGAATTGGCTGCCTTCCATCCTGCAGAAGAAGTCCGGTTTGTCAGTTTCAGGTTCATCCATTTGGATGATCGCCACGATCATCGGTATGTCGCTAGGCATGTTCGTTTTCGGCCAGATCATGGATAGGATCGGCAGCAAAGTTGCTTATTCAATCTTCTTGATTGCATCTGCACTCGCTGTATTCCTGTATAGTTTTGCAGACACTCAAATTGCCTTGTTGCTTGGCGGTGCGGTCGTCGGCTTCTTTGCCAATGGTATGAATGCAGGCTACGGCGCTATTGTTGGTAATCTGTATGATACCAGAATCAGGGCGACTGCCAATAACCTGATTTTCAATTTTGGAAGAGCGCTAGGTGGTTTCTCCTCAGTCGTTATCGGGTTCCTGCTTGACCATTCGACCTTGATGGTCACTATGGGCTTCCTTTCTGCACTGTATATCATCTCGTTCATCATCGTTTTGACATTGAAAGTAAAGAAGGCTGATACCAATGAGCAGTGAACATCTGACTCACCTGCAAAAAGGACAATTAGGTGAGGTGACTTTGATTGTCGGGGATCCCGGTCGTGTTGATTTAATTTCCAAAGACTGGGCAGACAGGCAGAAAATCGAAGATACTCGCGAGTTTGTTCTGGTCATTGGCAAATACAAAGGACACAATGTCTCTATTTGTTCAACGGGAATGGGTGCCGGATCAACCGAAATCTGCATTATCGAATTGATCGAAAACGGTGCAAAGCAAATCATCCGTTGCGGTGGTTGTGGTTCTTGGCGCGACGACATTAAGCCGGGAGATCTCATCATCAATCGTGCGATGGCGCGAACACCCGGACTCATGGGTGATTATGTGCCTGATAATTATCCTGCAGTTGCCGATCCGATTCTGGTCGGTAAGTTGTATCGAGGAGCACAACAACGGGGCTTCAAGGTATATACAGGCGTAGGGCTGACCACGGAAACATATTTCCTCGGTCAGTACCGGCAACCCAAAATCGAGAATAGCCCAGTTAAAGTTGATGACGCTAAGATGAAGTTCTGGCAGGATCGTGGCATCATCAATGCAGAAATGGAATCAGCTGTTCTGTTCATTCTCGGTTCCATTTATCAGATTCCAGTTGCCAATTGTTTGGTAGTTCATCTCAGCCGAGCAACCTACAGTTGGGAACAACCGGAAGACTACAACCGTATTCATCGCGAGTCAGCCATTTCAGTCCTAGACGCAGTCTTAAATTGATGTATCGCTCCGTGTAACTTTGGTTACACGGAGACGTTTGCATTTTATGTAATGGTTGAAAGGGGAGAGATTTCACATGAAAGAAGATAAGTCTTACCAAAAAAAGGTGCTAGTTTCATCAATGCTGGGACTTGGACTTGAAGGAATGGACATTTTGTTGCTGTCCTTTGCCTTGAGTTCGATCATTCGCGAATTTCATATTTCGTCAGCAGCTGGCGGCGTTTTACCTTCGATTACCAACATCGGCATGCTGGTCGGAGGCGTCATATTTGGCTACTGGGCCGACAGAAAAGGTCGTATTAAGGTTTTTACCTACACGATCTTCATCTTTGCAATTGGAACTTTCCTGATGGCCTTTGCGCAAAGTATCGCGGTGATTTATGTCTTGCGATTCATTGTGGGACTTGGCGCAGGCGGTGAATATGGTATCGGGATGGCATTAGTTGCAGAAGCGTTCCCCAAAGAACGTCGTGGCCAGATGTCAGCCTGGATAACCGTTGGCGGACAAATGGGAACATTGGTCGCCGCATTATTGGTGGCGATTGTCACTCCGTTTGCAGGTTGGCGCGGTGCTTTCATATTTGGTGTCATTCCCGTCATCTTGGCATACTTCGTGCGCCGTCATCTTCCTGAAACGAAAAGCTGGCAAGATACTCATGCAGCCGATGTTGCTCAGCATGTTCAGCCGCGAATCAGGCTGCTCGTGAATACGCCCAAGACCGCGCTGATTACACTGGGATTGACGATTATGTCAGCTGTGCAAGTAGCGGGATACTACGGACTGATGAACTGGCTGCCGTCAATGCTAGAGAAGAAGGAAGGCCTTTCCGTCTCTGGTTCGTCTCTGTGGATGATTTCAACCATTATCGGGATGTCTCTTGGAATGCTCACGTTTGGCAAGCTCTTTGACAAATTCGGTTCAAAAGTAACTTACTCGGTCTTCTTGATTATGGCTGGATTGTCTGTGGCATTGTATGCGTTTGTTCACAATGTTTTCCTGATGTTGTTGGTTGGCGCCGTTGTCGGCTTCTTTGCCAATGGTATGAACGCCGGCTATGGTGCATTGATTAGCAGTTTCTATCCGACCGAAATCCGGAGCTTTGCGAACAATGCGATCTTTAATACCGGGCGAGCAGTTGGTGGACTCTCACCAATACTGGTTGGCTACATTATCGATCGGAGCGGTTTTACCGCAGCATTGCTGTGCATTGGGGCGCTTTACATTGTTTCATTGGTTATTGTTAATTTGATTCCTAATCCGGTAAAAAACAAAGTGAAGTCAGGTGACGGTGACAAGTAAAAGCAACTTGTCGAATGACGAGCGAAAGCACAATGTTGCCGGTGGCCTGGAGGTTTCTCGGCAATATTGTGCTGTGGCTGGATGCAATCAACCGTCATGTCGGCGGTTGGAGAAGTCGTTGGGTGAAAGGGAACTTGAACGATGAGGTACAGGCGTGTTTTCGGTTTGGTTATGGATTCCATCGGGACCGGTGCGGCTCCTGATGCGGCCCGGTTCGGTGATGAAGGTGCCGACACCTTGGGCAGTATAGGCAGGTATTTCGCCGGGAGGCTGGAGCTGCCGAATTTCGCCAGGCTCGGCATATCGAACCTGCGTCCGGTTCCCATCGAGGGCGTGCCGGCTGCCGAGCAGCCCATCGGCTGTTATGGGAGGATGCGGGAGGTGTCGGTGGGCAAGGACAGCATGGACGGGCATTGGGAGATGATGGGTCTTCCGGTCAGGCGGGAGCTCAGTTTCTTCCCCCATGGTTTCCCGGATGAGCTGATGGATAGGATCTCGAAGTTTGCGGGCCGCGGGATCGTCGGGAATCGGCCGGAATCGGGTACGAAGATTCTTGACGAGCTGGGCGAGCACCAGATGGAGACCGGCGATCTGATCGTCTATACCTCGGGTGATTCCGTGTTGCAGATAGCCGCCCATGAGGACATTATCCCGGTCAAGGAGCTGTACCGGATCTGCGAATACGCCCGCAGCCTTGTCAACGGCCCGGAATACATGGTCGGCCGTATCATCGCGCGCCCGTATGTGGGCTCTGGCAAGGGGCATTTCACCAGGACGGCGAACCGTCATGATTTCACGTTGAAGCCCTATGGGAAGACCGTGTTGGATTACCTGCAGGAGGCCGGGGTCAGGACCATCGGCATCGGCAAGATCAACGATATCTTCTCCGGCCAGGGCATCGACGAAGGGTATCACAACCAGAGCAACATGGATGGCATGGACCATGTCGACCATGTGATGGAACAGGATTTCACGGGTTTCTGTTTTGCGAATCTGGTGGACTTCGACGCGATGTACGGCCACCGGCGCAACCCCGAAGGCGATGGTTGCGCTCTCATGGAGCTCGATGACCGTCTGGGCACGGTCATCGCCAACATGAGGGACGACGATCTGCTGATGATCACCGCCGACCATGGCAACGACCCCTGCTTCAAGGGGACCGACCATACCAGGGAATTCGTCCCGCTGCTTGCCTACTCGCCGAGCATGGAACATCCCGCCAGCCTCGGGACCCGCAGGACCTTTTCCGATTTCGGGGCCACCATCCTCGATAATTTCAACGTCGACGGGGCCGGGGTCGGAACGAGCTTCCTCAAAGATTTGCAATAAAAAAGTTCTTGTGCATTAAGTGTAGGCGATTGGGATGCCTCTCCGGTAGGTTCGGTTTGTAGAGAATCGGATCCTGCGGGGAGGCATTTTATATCTGTTGGTGTATCAAAATCTTAAGAGGTAGTCGGCCAGTCTGGACGTTAACGATAACGTCCGGTTGAGGGTGCACTTTCGGTTTGCAGTCCTGATCTTCTTTACAGGATTCTTATTCGTCTTTTCGATTCTGGGGCCAGGTAGGGTATGTCCATGTAGCGGCTTCGAGGCCATGCCTGGGCGTCGTACGCGCTCTTCTTAGTGACAGGAAGAGGACGGTGTCGCCGTCGGGGGAACCGGCCGATGGCCTCGCGCCGACAGTCGTTGCTCAGTGACGATATCAAAGAATGTGTCAAAAAATATCTCTCTCAGTTTCGGGCGTGACTTAAAAGTTTGACCTATTTGGTCATTGGTGGTTTTTGACACCAATTTCTGGAGTCCGGAGTAGAGTCTAACCAGCATTACGTCAATAAGGGAGCAGTATGCAGCAGGAATACACACAGCCGTTGGTTCGTCCGATCGAAAGCGACCGGAACGTTTTCACACTGCTTGATGACCGTGCAAAGCGTACGCCGGATGAGTCGTTGGTCGAGTATGTGGGTAACGACGGCAAGTGGCAGTCGTTTACAGCCACGCAGTTCCGTGACAAGGTCATCGGACTTGCCAAAGGTCTGATCGCCCGTGGCATCAAACCGGGGGATTCCGTTGCGATTATCGCGCATACGTCCTGGCAATGGACGGCGCTGGACGTAGCCATCATGTCGATCGGTGCACTAACGGTTCCCGTTTACGAGACCAATTCTCCGGCTCAAGTGCAGATGATTTTCAATGATTCCAACGTCAAAATGGCCTTTGCCGAGGACGATGCACAGCGCGACAAGATTGATACAGTGCGCGATTCATGTGCTGATCTCAAAGACGTGTATGTCATCGCTGCAGGTGCTATCGAAACCATCGAGAAGTTCGGTCAGAGTGTCAGCGACGAGGAGTTCTGGCAGCGCGAAAAAGCGGTCAAAGGCAGCGATCTGGCCACCATCGTCTACACATCCGGTTCCACCGGCACGCCGAAAGGCATCGAACTGACCCATTCGAATTTCGTGTTCATCACGATTTCCGGCGTGCAATCCATGGGCGACATCCTCAACAAACCCGGCCGCAGGCTGCTGCTCTTCCTGCCGCTGGCGCACGTTTTCGCTCGCTTCATGCAGCTGGTCTGCTTTGCGGGAACGGTTACCCTGGGGCTTTCCAGCAATTTCAAGACCATTCTGGCCGATTTCCGCACGTTTAAACCGACGTTCATCCTCGCGGTCCCGCGTATCTTCGAGAAGATCTACAACGCCGCCTCGCAGAAGGCCGGCTCCGGTGCCGCCGGCCGCATCTTCTCCCACGCCACCGAAACGGCCATCGCCTGGTCGAAGGCCCAGCAGTCCGGCCAGCCGATTCCGCGTGCCTTGCGTATGCGTCACGCCGTCTATAACAAGCTGGTCTATTCCACCATCATGCAGATTTTCGGCGGCCGGGTCGAATACGCCGTTTCCGGCGGCGCCCCGCTCAACGCGACCATCGCGCACTTCTTCAACGGCGTCGGCCTGCCATTGCTCGAAGGCTACGGCATGACCGAAACCTGCGCGCCCGCGATGGTCAACCCCACCAAAGGCTACAAGATCGGTACCGTGGGCATCCCGCTGCAAGGCGTCACCGTCGGCGTGAGCGATACGGGGGAGCTGTGCATCAAGAGCCGTGCGGTGTGCGTCGGCTACCACAACCATCCTGAGATCACCGCCGAACAGATCGTCGACGGATGGCTTCATACCGGCGATCTCGGCTCGCTTGATTCCGATGGATTCGTAACCCTGACCGGCCGCAAGAAGGACATCATCATCACCGCCGGCGGCAAGAACGTCTCGCCCGCCGAGGTTGAGACTTCGGTCATGACCTCGCCGGTGGTCAGCCAATGCGTCATGGTCGGCGACCGCAAGCCGTTCATCGCCGCGATCATCTCGATCGACCTGCAGGATACGAATGCATGGCTCGCTTCCGAGGGCGCCGAACCAGTCAAGGACCTGAAGGAAGCCAGCGAGAACCCGATTATCCGCGCCGAGGTCGAGCGTGCCGTCAACAAGGCCAACGAGCTGGTCTCGCGTGCCGAATCCATCCGCAAGTTTGAGATCGTCCCCGACGAGTTCACCGAGGCCAACGGCATGCTCACCCCAAGCCTCAAGGCCAAGCGCCAGGTCATCACCGAGCACTACAAGGATCTCATCGACAACGTCATCTATGCGTCGAAGAAGAGTTGAAAGCCAAACGAACTGACGACAACACAAAGTCGGAGACGAAGGAGTCGTGATGGGGTGGCTGGTTATCGTCGTGCTAGTCGGTGCAGCCGCGTTATGCGCTGTGTTCGGGGTGAAGCATAGTCTCGAGCACAAAGCAAACAGCATGACCGGGACCAGTGAAGAAGACAGGCGCAGAGCTGCGGATTTAAGGG
The window above is part of the Bifidobacterium sp. ESL0732 genome. Proteins encoded here:
- a CDS encoding MFS transporter, translating into MKEDKSYQKKVLVSSMLGLGLEGMDILLLSFALSSIIREFHISSAAGGVLPSITNIGMLVGGVIFGYWADRKGRIKVFTYTIFIFAIGTFLMAFAQSIAVIYVLRFIVGLGAGGEYGIGMALVAEAFPKERRGQMSAWITVGGQMGTLVAALLVAIVTPFAGWRGAFIFGVIPVILAYFVRRHLPETKSWQDTHAADVAQHVQPRIRLLVNTPKTALITLGLTIMSAVQVAGYYGLMNWLPSMLEKKEGLSVSGSSLWMISTIIGMSLGMLTFGKLFDKFGSKVTYSVFLIMAGLSVALYAFVHNVFLMLLVGAVVGFFANGMNAGYGALISSFYPTEIRSFANNAIFNTGRAVGGLSPILVGYIIDRSGFTAALLCIGALYIVSLVIVNLIPNPVKNKVKSGDGDK
- a CDS encoding MFS transporter, which encodes MEKQAVKSSKEQRRALWVSSGGLFSQSASTMVLSFVLASMITSFHISGTAGGFISTITNIGMLVGGLFFGPLADRNGRVKIYAITTFIYAGATGLMAFAPNIAIVYLLRFLVGVGGGGVYGVIMSMVSDVFNNEQRGRVTSYVTIAGQIGSIVAAVAAAIIVPLAGWRGVFIFGALPIFLGIYVYFRVPESQEWLKAKETSTKEATDKITLVDLFRDGNASNTVKLAIMATVQVAGYFGLMNWLPSILQKKSGLSVSGSSIWMIATIIGMSLGMFVFGQIMDRIGSKVAYSIFLIASALAVFLYSFADTQIALLLGGAVVGFFANGMNAGYGAIVGNLYDTRIRATANNLIFNFGRALGGFSSVVIGFLLDHSTLMVTMGFLSALYIISFIIVLTLKVKKADTNEQ
- a CDS encoding phosphopentomutase yields the protein MRYRRVFGLVMDSIGTGAAPDAARFGDEGADTLGSIGRYFAGRLELPNFARLGISNLRPVPIEGVPAAEQPIGCYGRMREVSVGKDSMDGHWEMMGLPVRRELSFFPHGFPDELMDRISKFAGRGIVGNRPESGTKILDELGEHQMETGDLIVYTSGDSVLQIAAHEDIIPVKELYRICEYARSLVNGPEYMVGRIIARPYVGSGKGHFTRTANRHDFTLKPYGKTVLDYLQEAGVRTIGIGKINDIFSGQGIDEGYHNQSNMDGMDHVDHVMEQDFTGFCFANLVDFDAMYGHRRNPEGDGCALMELDDRLGTVIANMRDDDLLMITADHGNDPCFKGTDHTREFVPLLAYSPSMEHPASLGTRRTFSDFGATILDNFNVDGAGVGTSFLKDLQ
- a CDS encoding AMP-dependent synthetase/ligase, with the translated sequence MQQEYTQPLVRPIESDRNVFTLLDDRAKRTPDESLVEYVGNDGKWQSFTATQFRDKVIGLAKGLIARGIKPGDSVAIIAHTSWQWTALDVAIMSIGALTVPVYETNSPAQVQMIFNDSNVKMAFAEDDAQRDKIDTVRDSCADLKDVYVIAAGAIETIEKFGQSVSDEEFWQREKAVKGSDLATIVYTSGSTGTPKGIELTHSNFVFITISGVQSMGDILNKPGRRLLLFLPLAHVFARFMQLVCFAGTVTLGLSSNFKTILADFRTFKPTFILAVPRIFEKIYNAASQKAGSGAAGRIFSHATETAIAWSKAQQSGQPIPRALRMRHAVYNKLVYSTIMQIFGGRVEYAVSGGAPLNATIAHFFNGVGLPLLEGYGMTETCAPAMVNPTKGYKIGTVGIPLQGVTVGVSDTGELCIKSRAVCVGYHNHPEITAEQIVDGWLHTGDLGSLDSDGFVTLTGRKKDIIITAGGKNVSPAEVETSVMTSPVVSQCVMVGDRKPFIAAIISIDLQDTNAWLASEGAEPVKDLKEASENPIIRAEVERAVNKANELVSRAESIRKFEIVPDEFTEANGMLTPSLKAKRQVITEHYKDLIDNVIYASKKS
- a CDS encoding nucleoside phosphorylase → MSSEHLTHLQKGQLGEVTLIVGDPGRVDLISKDWADRQKIEDTREFVLVIGKYKGHNVSICSTGMGAGSTEICIIELIENGAKQIIRCGGCGSWRDDIKPGDLIINRAMARTPGLMGDYVPDNYPAVADPILVGKLYRGAQQRGFKVYTGVGLTTETYFLGQYRQPKIENSPVKVDDAKMKFWQDRGIINAEMESAVLFILGSIYQIPVANCLVVHLSRATYSWEQPEDYNRIHRESAISVLDAVLN